The Solanum lycopersicum chromosome 9, SLM_r2.1 genome window below encodes:
- the LOC101260861 gene encoding ras-related protein RABA5b: MEEEQEYLFKIVVIGDSAVGKSNLLSRFARDEFDHNSKATIGVEFQTQVVEVDGKEIKAQVWDTAGQERFRAVTSAYYRGAVGALIVYDISRSTTFENIKRWLDELNTHCDTTVARMLVGNKCDLENIRDVSVEDGKNLAEEEGLFFIETSALDSTNVKTAFEIVIREIYKNVSRKVLNSDSYKAELSFNRVSLANGTDMSKQKTSCCSS, from the exons ATGGAGGAAGAACAAGAGTATCTTTTCAAGATTGTGGTGATTGGGGACTCTGCCGTTGGCAAATCCAACTTGCTGTCCCGTTTTGCCCGTGATGAATTTGACCATAACTCTAAGGCCACCATTGGAGTTGAGTTTCAAACACAAGTTGTTGAAGTTGATGGTAAGGAAATTAAGGCCCAGGTTTGGGATACTGCTGGTCAAGAACGTTTTCGGGCTGTCACTTCTGCTTATTATAGAGGCGCTGTTGGAGCTCTTATTGTTTATGATATCAGTAGAAGCACTACTTTCGAAAATATCAAACGATGGCTTGATGAACTCAACA CCCACTGTGATACCACAGTTGCGAGAATGCTTGTTGGGAACAAGTGTGACTTGGAGAATATCAGAGATGTGAGTGTAGAGGATGGAAAAAACCTTGCAGAAGAGGAAGGATTATTCTTCATTGAAACATCGGCTCTCGACTCTACTAATGTGAAAACAGCCTTTGAAATTGTCATCCGTGAGATATACAAAAATGTGAGCAGAAAAGTACTCAACTCTGATTCATACAAGGCAGAATTATCTTTCAATCGCGTTAGCCTTGCCAATGGGACCGACATGTCAAAGCAAAAAACGTCGTGCTGTTCCAGCTAG